The window CTGGCTGGCAGCTGGACTGCTTTTGCTTTTGGCAGGATCCCGCATCTTTGTCTGGGGGGCTGTGGCCATGGCCGGTATGCTGGGGGTCAGCGACCTGATCATCGGCTTGACGGTTGCGGCAATAGGCACATCTTTACCGGAGCTTGCATCTTCTGTCCTGGCCGCCCGGAAGGGTGAACATGAACTGGCCCTGGGCAATGTGATCGGCTCCAATCTGTTCAACACACTTGCTGTTGTAGGCATATCAGGTGTCATCTATCCTGTTGCCGTGGAAGCATCGGTCCTTTATCGGGATATGGCTGTCATGGGAATACTGACACTCTCCCTTTTTGTCCTTGGTTATGGATTCAGGGGAAAGCAGGGCCGTATCTCCCGTTTTGATGGCGGCATACTTTTTCTGGTATATGTATGTTACACAGCAGGACTGGCCATAAGTGTCATAAAATCATAACGGTTCAGACACCAATTCAAGGTGCCACACAATTTCATTTCCTGTCTGATTTGTCCTTTTTATCCTTACTGACTGCTTGTTTCATATTGATTTTTCATCAGGCTTTTAGTTTATTGACGAAATAAACTAAAATGTTACAATAACTTCATTTATAGTGCCTGAACGGAAACCCGTGTTTGGAGAAATGGATTGAATTACGTTTCTGGTAAAAAAAACAAGTCCAGCTCTAAGCTCAGCCCTATTGATGAATTCGCAACGGGAAAAAAGATAGCCGGTTCATTTAGAGTCCTCGCGCCTTTGTATGTCGCATTCCTAATCTTGATCCTGGGTGTTTTTTTTATTCTCATACCCAAAGGATTGATAAATATTTATGCTGGTGTCCTTATTTTCACAATCCTTGTCTGCATTGACGTCACAAGACAGATTTTACGAATTGAACAGCAGAACAGGAAAGTTCAAACCGAAAGAAAGCTGGATGAACTGCGCTTTAAAAAAGCTGAAATCGAATTAAAAAAGAGCGAGGAAAGATATCGGCTGCTCGCGGACAATGCCACAGATACAATCTGGATTGTGCAGCTGTCCGATTTTAAAATGCGCTATATCAGTCCGTCCATCGAATATCTTCTGGGATATACCCCTTCCGAGTTTATTCATCTGGATATCAAAGATTATATGACTCAGCCCTCATTGGAAAAAGTTCCTGTAATCATATCAGAACAGCTTGATCAGGACCTTGACCCCGGCCTGGATTCAAAACGGCTGGAGGCAATAGAGCTGGAGCTGATTAAAAAAGACGGAACGACCATCTGGGTTGAGATCACAGCCAATTTCCTGAAGAATGATGCAGGAGAATTTGACAGAATACTTGGAATTTCCAGGGATATATCGGGTCGTAAACACACTGACGAAGCGTTGCAGAGAACCACGGAACTGCTGCGGGAGGCTGGCCGAATTGCAAAAGTCGGTGGATGGAGCATTGATGTTGAAAGCAAGGCAATAATATGGTCGGATGAAATGAATGACATCCACGAAAGACAGACATCTTCCCCTCCGATGTTTGATGGAGTGACCGGTTTTATCGCCCCTGAATGGCAGGAGAAAATTCAGAACTCATACTACCGTTGTGTTGATGAAGGCCGAAGCCTTGATGAAGAGTTCGAAATTATCACAGCCCAGGGACACCGCCGCTGGGTCCATGCCACCGGAGAGGCTGTAAAGGATGATACAGGAAAAATCACCCGCATCACAGGCGCGCTTCAGGATATTTCAGAGCGGATACATGCGGATGAAGAGAAAAAAAAGCTCCAGCAGCACCTTGCCCAGGTTAGAAAAATGGAAGCCATCGGGGTCCTGGCCGGCGGTATTGCCCATGATTTTAACAATATCCTTTCGGGTGTGATGGGGTTTACCGATCTTGCAATGCATGAAGCAAAAGACAATGAAACTTTGAAAAGATATCTGGACCAGGTTTCAGCGTCCAGCCTCAGGGCCAGGGATCTTGTAAGACATATCCTGACATTCAGCAGAAAATCAGATGTTGAGAAGCAGCCCGTCGACATTAAACCGATTATTAAAGAATCATTAAAGTTTATACGTGCCTCCCTGCCGGCCAGTATTAAAATTCAACATGATTTAAAGATTGAGCATGGCCGGGTATTTGGCGATGCCACCCAGGTGTATCAAATTCTTATGGGCCTTTTCACCAATGCCGGCTACGCAATGAAAGATAAAGGCGGGGTGCTTGATGTTATCCTGAATCGTGTTAAACTTGATGACACCCGGACTGGATACTGGAGAAACATATCTGCGGGGGAATTTATAGAAATCATCGTATCAGATACCGGATGCGGCATCCAAGAGAAATATCTTGACCGGATCTTCGAACCTTTTTTCACGACCAAAGAGCGTGGGGAAGGGACCGGGATGGGTCTGGCTACAGTATATGGGATCATCAAGGAGATGGATGGCGCCATATCGGTTTACAGTGAAGTCGGGGCTGGGACAACCTTCAGAGTTCTGTTACCGGAGCACAGCCAGGTCCAGCCATCTGAAAAAAAAGTTACCGCTGTTTTAAAAGAAGGCCGGGGCAATATCCTGGTTGTTGATGATGAAAAGATTATTGCAGAAGCCAATTGTGAACTGCTGACTATGCTGGGTTATTCAGTGACAATGCTTACGGACAGTATTGAGGCCATTGAAAATGTGAAAAACAACCCGACACAGTATGATCTGGTTCTGACCGATATGACAATGCCCCATATGGATGGCTTTGAGCTTGCAAAGCAGATAAAAAAGATCAACCCGGATATTTCCATTGTTTTGGTCACAGGTTTCAGCCATGGGTTAACGGAAGAAAAATGCCGGGATGCCGGGATAACAAACATGGTGATGAAACCCATGACAGCCAGCGAACTGTCATTAACCATTAAAAAAGCGATGAATAACAGAGAATTATAAAAGGTCTATATGTTTCGTGTATTGATTATTGATGATGACCCCAATATCTGCCTGCTGTTTGAAACCATCCTTGCAAAGATGGGTTGTGAGACATTTACCGCACAAAGAATAAATGAAGCAAAGGCAATAAGTCTTCAAAATGAATTTGACCTGGTTTTACTTGATCTTGAACTGCCGGACGGCAATGGCCTTGATATCATGCACGATCTTGTAAATCTGTCTTCTGCGCCGGAAATAATTATCATTACCGGCACAGGCGATGCCCGGGGCGCTGAGATTGCATTTAACAACGGGGCCTGGGATTTTGTACAAAAACCATTTCGTCTTGACGATGTCACGTTTCCCATTCAAAGGGCCCTGAATTACCGGAAGGAAAAACTTGCGGCCCGGGAACTCATCATTTTGAAGCGATCCAAAATTATCGGGGAGTCCCCTGCTTTAAAAAAATGTCTGGATGAAGTGGGGAAAGCCGCTTCAACCGATGCCGGGGTCCTGGTAACCGGAGAAACAGGGACAGGTAAGGAGTTGTTTGCCAAAGCGATCCATGAGAACAGCAAACGGGCATCAAAACCATTTGTGGCGGTGGACTGCGCCTCTTTGACGGAGACGCTGATTGAAAGCACCCTTTTCGGACATGAGAAAGGCTCTTTTACAGGTGCCGTATACCAACAGGACGGCCTGATTGTCCAGGCAGACGGCGGATCCCTGATGCTCGATGAAGTGGGAGATTTGTCACTGTCAATCCAAAAAGCACTGTTAAGAACGCTCCAGGAAAGATCGGTCCGCCGCATTGGGGGAAAAAAAGAGATAGACGTGGATATTCGTCTGATTTCCGCTACCAATCTCAACCTTGATCAATTGGTTCAAAAAAATCTCTTCAGAAAAGATTTTCTCTACCGGATAAGGGCCATGGAAATTCATCTCCCCCCGTTGCGGGACAGGGTAGACGATATTGAAGAGATTGTTTTAAAAAAGATTCATGAACTTTCAAACAGATATAATCTTGAACCCAAGGCCGTTTCCAAGGAACTGCTTGAAACATTGATGTCAAATACCTGGCCCGGCAATATCCGGGAACTGCTCAACGTCCTGGAGTACACCCTGGCATCGGCCGGAAGCGATCCAACCCTGGTGCCGAAACATCTTCCACCCAACTACAGGCTTTCAACACTGACGTTTCACACCCCTGCGGTTCTTCCGGAATCACTTTCACTAACCAGTGAGGCCCTGGACAGCGATTCCGATTTTCCTTCCCTGAATACCTGCCGGGAACAACTGGAGAGAAACTACCTGATCCGTTTATTGGAAAAAGCCGACAGTGACAGGAAAACGGCCTGCCGGTTATCAGGCGTCTCCCAGGCCAGATTATACACCTTGCTCAAAAAATATAATCTGCCCGGATTTGGTTCCTACCAATAACAGGGGATCTCCACAAATTTTATAAAGGCCACAAAGTCCGGCGACCGCCTTGTGGCAGAAGCCATGGAACAATCCCAATCCGGTCCGATGGTTCTGTATGATATCATTTGAAATTTGGTGTACAAAGATCATGTCTCAGCCCGTATACACCAAATTTTTATTTTATTCTTGGGCCGTTACGGCTTTATTCCCAAATCAACCGCCCCGCTTTTTTACCTTTCCCACAGGAGCAAGATATATTACAAATTCTTCGTCACCATCAAGTCCAAGCAGTTCATCTAATTTTTCCTGATCATAAGCGGCAATGGCACAGGTTCCGGCATCAATAGCTTCACAGGCAAGGTATAGATTCTGACACACATGGCCGGCATCCAGAGCAATCACCTTATGAGCTGCCAGCCCGTACCGCCACTCCATTCTGTATGGTACGGCAGCCCAGATGAACGTAACGGCTGATTTCCCCGGATAAGGCTGGTTCAGGGAAGCGACGATCATCTCTTCTGACAGCATCTCATCCCTGAATTCAAAGACAAGCTGGTGGGAAAGGGGTAAATATCTGTACACCCCGGGATCAATTTCATCCACATTGAAAATGGCAAGATAGGTTTCAAAGGCATGGCGACACCCGGCAGAAGGGACCGTCCTGTATGCATGGCCCTGGAATCTTTTCCCCCTGACACCCTGGGTACACCACAACAGGTATGCCAGCTCCTCCAAAGTAAGGCTCTGTTCCAGATAAACCCGGTGGCTCTTTCTGTTTCCCATGGCATATGTGAGATCTGCCCTGGGAATCCCGTGCCACTCATCAGGACCGGGAAGATCTATGAGGGCTGCACCCTCGGGGTAAGGCTTTTCAATGGGCGGCACCGGAACACCCTGATTTTGATCTGTAAATTGGAAAGCGATTGTCTTACGGATACTATCTTTGAGAAAGTACCGGTAATTTTTGATCCTGTCATCCTTCATGGTTTCCCCCCGGGACATTGATTTTGACAACCTGTATCTACTACGGATTAGTCATCTGGAATTTCATCTCTAAACATAATTCAAAACTGGCTTTTGGGAACCTGAAATGCGAAAAATAAAATTTTTATTCGGACCATCACGATCACTTTCTTATGGTTTGGAATAAAGGGGAATCTAACAGGCCGACAAATTGTCTGTTGCAATTTTCCACGGGGGGATGTTTAATTTTCAAAAAATGTTTCGAAATTCAATCATTGAGACCTAACTTTCACAGATCAGTGTGACCACCGGACCAGAATGCGCAAATGGGTCCGGGACAGGAAACAGGAGACAAAAGATGAAAATGACCGTACTAATCATTAACGCCTTGGCCGTGCTCATTGTTCAATCCGTTATGGGTCAGCCTGGGAAACCAGAGTTGAAAAAAATAACAGAATCGGTTTATGCATATACAGGCGTGCCTATGGGAACACCGGGTAACATATTTTCCACCAATGCAGGGATAGTGATAGGAAACGATGCCGTACTTGTGGTGGATACGCTGACATCCGTCAAGGAAGCCGAAGGTTTTGCGGCAGATATTCGGAAAATATCGGACAAACCCATAAGGTATGTTGTTAATACGCACTACCATCTTGATCATGTTTTCGGGAACAGTCTTTTTGCCGACATGGGAGCCCGCATTATCGGCCATGTGAAATGCCGTGAAGCCATTATTTCCGACGGGGATAAAATACTTGAGAATCCGGCTGCCTTCGGCCTGCCGGCGGATTTCTGGGAAGGTACCCGCACTGTTGCGCCGGACACGGCCTTCGAACGTGGGATAATTATTGACCTGGGCGGCATTACCGTAAAACTGATTCACACCGGCTTTGCCTCACATTCAGCAGGATCCATAATTGTGCATATACCCTCACAGGATGTCCTTTTTTCCGGGGATATTCTTTTTACCGACGTTCATCCGTATATCGCTGATGGTGATCTGCCCGGATGGGAAAAGAATCTTGATTTTATACATGCAATGAATGTCAGTCGTATTATTCCGGGACACGGCCCCTTATCCTCAAATAAAGACATTGAAGATATGAAGGCTTATCTGCCGTTTTTTGATAAGAAGGCAAAAGAACTGTGTGCTAAAGAAAAAGATGTCGGAAAACTGACTGCGGCCATGCTGGAAGTACTTCCCCAAAGAGGTGGCGGTGATTTCATCGTGACAATGAATCTTCAACTTCGCTATCTGTCGGAAAACAGGGACGGGCAGTACAGGAAACAGTAGGCGTCATGTCTTTTTTATTAATCCAAAGAAACAATCCAATGTTCTGGAAATTTCCCTGGAACCAAAGGTGCGGCCAGGACTTTATTAATATTTTCAAGTACGACCCTGGATAGACCGTTTAAAAAATTCAATTGCCATTCCAAGCCTTCATCGGCAGTTTGTTGTTCTGCTGCAATGAAAGCGGGGCCAGCTGTCATAAAAGCCCAGACCGAATAATTAAAATAGTGCTCGGATCCCAACCGTCTGGAGATTTCCAAAGTAGTATTATAAGCCTTGGTTAAAAAGACAGAATGATAATCTATAAGCTCTATGAGTTCTGGTAACTTTTCAGGGAATTCAAAAGGATCTATTTCCAGTATTGTGGTGCGGACTTTATCAATATCAAATCTGTATTCCATAAATTTCTCAAACATTAAAGCTGTTAAATAAACATAATGGTATATATCCTCCCCAAGACCTATCGTAAAGCAGCTTTCAATACCAGAAATATTATGGGGTGGCTCTTTCATATTCTATTTGACAATGACATTCCTTTATATATAGGTTTTCCCACAAACTTTAGGAGCGTTGATTATGCCAGACACCCCCATTTTGGTCCATGAGGCTGAAAACCAAGCAACAGTTATCACCCTGAACCGGCCCGAAGCCTCCAACAGCCTGAACCGCGGTCTGCTTTGTGCCATTGAGAGCGCTGTCGGACAAATATCGACGTCCCGGGAGATCCGGTGCCTGATCATTACCGGCCAAGGGGAAAAAACCTTTTGCGCCGGGGCCGACCTCAAGGAGAGACGCGGCATGGATGACGCCCAGACACACCGGTTCATATTAAAATTAAATGCCGTGTTTACCATGATCCGGCACCTGCCCATTCCCGTCATTGCCGCCATAAACGGTGCGGCCCTTGGCGGCGGACTGGAACTGGCCCTGGCTGCCGACATACGCATTGCCGCAGACCATGCCGTTATGGGCCTGCCTGAAACCCTGCTTGGAATTATCCCGGGCGGCGGTGGCACCCAGCGCCTGCCAAGGCTCATCGGAGAGGCCGCGGCAAAAGAACTGATATTTACAGGCCGCAGGGTGGATGCCCGGCAGGCTCTGAACCTGGGTCTGGTGAACCGGGTAACCTCGATCCAGGACCTGATGCCCCAGTGCCTTGACATGGCCGGAATGATTGTCCAGACCGCTCCTGTGGCCGTTGAAATGGCCAAATATGCCATTAACCTGGGCATGCAGACCGATCTTGACACAGGCCTTGCCATTGAATCCAATGCCTACCGGGTCACAATTCCCACCGAAGACAGACGGGAAGCCCTGGCCGCTTTCAAAGAAAAAAGGCCTCCCCGGTTTCAAGGGAAATAGGAGACAATTTTATATGAAAGACTGGGGAAGCCATTCAGATCTTTTAAACTTTGTTGTGGGCTGGGCCTGGCAGCTGATATGTCAGGTCAGCCCATGGCTGTTATAAGGAACAAACCATGGACACATATTACATTGACGGACAGTTCGTGTCCGAAGACGAAGCCACCCTTTCTGTAAAAGACATCACCGTTCTGCGGGGATTTGGTGTCTTTGACTTTCTGATTACCTATAACAAACGCCCCTTTCGTCTTGAAAAACATGTGGCCCGCCTGGAAAATTCCGCCCGCCATATCGGACTTGGGCTCAAGCATTCCAACAAAGAAATCTGCGGCATTGTCCTGCGGACCATAGAAAAAAATCCCCACCACAAAGAGGAAAATATCCGTATTGTCTACACCGGCGGCATCAGCAGTGACGGTGTCAGTCCCCAGGGCAACGGCGTTCTTATGGTCATGGCCACGTCCAAACACGAACTGCCGGAGTGGTGGTACACCAGGGGCACCAAGGTGATCACCGTGGACATGGAGCGATTTATCCCCGAAGCCAAGAGTACCAACTATCTGTCAGCTGTGTTTGCCCAGCAAAAGGCCCACAGCCTTGGTGCCGTTGAAGCCATCTACAAAGACAAGGACAACCGGCTGCTGGAAGGCACCACCACCAATTTTTTCGCGTTCAAAAACAACACCCTGATCACCCCGCCCGGCGGTATTCTGCCCGGCATAACCCGGGATGCGGTGCTGGAAATTATAGAAAAAAAATATGACATTGTCCTGGATTTCCTCCCCCATGAAGACCTGACCGACGTGGATGAAATGTTTCTTACGGCATCCAACAAAGAGATCGTGCCCATCATCCAGGTGGACGATACAGTTATCGCCGACGGCAGGCCCGGTGAAAAAACCCTTGCCCTGATGGCGGAGTGGAAAGCCTACACAACAGCCTATGGTCTTGGAGAGGCAGACTGATGAAATCCCCTGATACGCCTTACTTTCTTGAACCCCAGAGCCGGGTTCAGGTGGATCTGTCCGCCTTTGGACACAATGTGCGGAGTCTTAAACGCCTGATTCCGGCAACCACCCGGTTTTGTGCCGTGGTCAAGGCCAACGCTTACGGCCATGGCGGCATACAATGTGCAAAAACCGCCCTTGAAAACGGGAGCAGTTTTCTTGCCGTGGTCCGGATCTCGGAAGCCGTGGCCATGAGAGAGGCCGGCATCACCGCGCCCATCCTTCTTTTGGGAGAAGCCCTGCCCGAACAGGTCTCTTTTCTTGCGGCCCACGGCATCCGGGCAAGCGTGGCTGACATCAGGACAGCCAGGGCCCTGTCCGCCGCGGCCCAGGCCTTAAATACCACGCTTAAAATTCACATCAAACTGGATACGGGCATGGGACGCTTAGGATTTCTTCATCCCGGCGCGGTGATACAAGGCCCCGGGGAAGAGGCCGGCATACTTCAGGCCCGGGGTACTGCGGATTTAAAAGGCCTTGAGGTGGAAGGCGCCTACACCCATTTTGCCAAAGCAGACGTAATCGACAAATCCCATGCCCGGGGACAGTTGGTCCGGTTCAATGAGATGGTTGCCATGCTCGCGGACATGGGAATTCACCCTGAAATACGGCACGCAGCAAACTCCGCGGCTGTTCTTGAGTTGCCCGAAGCCCATTTTGACATGGTGCGTCCCGGTGTGGCCATGTACGGAATGGCCCCTTCCGATGAGGTGGACATTACAAGGCATTCGCTTATCCCGACCATGTCCATCACGGCAAAGGTCATTTATGTCAAGGCGGTGCCCAAAGATTTCAGCATCTCCTACGGCTGCACCCATATTACAGCGGCCCCCACGGTCATTGCCACGGTACCCGTCGGGTATGCAGACGGGTACAGCCGTCTTTTGTCCAACCGGGGACAGATGCTGGTCAAAGGCCGGAAAGCCCCCATTGTGGGCCGGGTCACCATGGATTTTACCATGATTGACGTGGGGCACATCCCAGGGGTCAAACCCGGTGACGATGTCACCATCCTGGGCTCCCAGGGCAATGAACAAATAACGGCGGACGACATCGCAGGACTCACCGGGACCATTAATTACGAGGTCACCGCAAGCCTGACCGGGCGGATGCCTGTATCATACGTGTAAGAAGGCTGTGCCCATGCCGGATACAGAACATTTTAACTTCCGGAGCGGCTCCTGGTCCGAAGATACCGGGGCCGGAGATACCGCCACCCTGGTCATTGCCGGGGACTGGGCGCCCATCCGGGCCTTTGCCCCGTTGATTGAATCTGATCCCCAGGCCATTTACGGCGATGTTCTTCCGGTCCTGCAAAATGCCGATTTAACCCTTGTGAACCTGGAGGCCCCGTTAAGTGACATCGGCCGGGAAGCTTGTAAAAGCGGCACTGTGTTCAAAGGCAATCCCAGCCATATAAAAGGCCTGACCGCAGTACCTTTTTCCGCCGTCACCCTGGGCAACAACCACACCTTTGATTTTGGGGTGGAGGCGTTCCGGCAGACCACCGGACTCCTGGACCGCCACAGCATAGCCCACACAGGGGCCGGCATGACCCGGGAAGAGGCCGAGGCACCCCTGGTCTTGGAAACAAGAGGCATTCGCATCGCCATTGTCAACATCAGCGAAGGTGAAGATCTATGGGCCGCCGGGCCAGGGCCGGGCGTGGCCGGATGGGACATTGAAGGGGCCTGTGCCCGCATCACAAAGTTAAAAAAAGAGAGTCCCCGGGCGGCCCATGCCGTAATCGCCGTGGTCCATTGCGGCCTGGAATACATTCCCTTTGCACCTGAATATGCGACCAACGCCTTCAGGAAACTGGCGGATGCCGGTTCAGATGCCGTCATAGGGCACCACCCCCATGTGCCCCAGGGTCTATTCTTCCATGGGAAGACGCCGGTGTGCTGCAGCTTGGGCAATTTTGTCTTCTATCAGCCTGCAAATTTGTTCTGGCGAAAAATAGGATATCTGGTGCGCCTGCACATCAGCAAAAAAGGACTTGCCGGACTGGATATCGAGCCCTACCGGATTCATAACCGGGGCGTTCAAATGCTTGCAGGCCCGGACCGGGAGTATTTTTTCAAGCGGTTTAAGGAAATCAGCGAACCACTATCCACCCCCCAGGGCAGCAGACTGGCCTGGCAGGGTTTTCTGGATTACTACGGGGTGGGCGGACTCAAAAACGAAGTCCATATGATTCTCAACAAACTGGACGACACACCTGGAAAAGGTGCGGCCATGTTCAGAAACCGGCTGACCACGGCCCAGCATTTTCACCACTGGAAAGATCTGCTCACCCGTATAATGCAGGAAGAGATGGGACAAAGCCCGGCCTGGGCCCGTGATCTGGCCCGGGAGTGGCTGAATAGGCCGGTTGCACATGGGTGATAAAAGACAGATGACTCTGCTTGTCACCGATTCCGGACTTGGCGGTCTTTCCATATGTGCCGGCATGGCCGCACGATTTGCCAATGATGCACGGTATGATCTCATTGAGATTGTGTACTTCAACGCCTGGCCCGAACAGAACAAAGGGTACAACCACTATCCGGATCCGGCAGACCGGCCCAGGGTATTTCACAATGCCCTGGCTGCCATGGCCCGGTTCAATCCCGATCATATTTACATTGCCTGCAACACCCTGTCCGTGATCTATCCGTATACCCGGTTTGCAAAAGAGACAGTCATTCCTGTCACCGGCATCGTGGAATACGGGGTTCACATGATCCACAATGCGCTGACCCAGGATCCATCGGCCTGCGCCGTAATTTTTGCAACGCCTGCCACCATCCATGCAAACAGCCACAAGACAGCGCTGGTTAAACAAGGGATTGCCCCTGAACGTATCATCACCCAGGGATGTCTGAACCTTGCCGGTAAAATTGAACGGGCCCCGTTCAGCCACGAAGTCAAAACGCGTATTGATGACAATGCCGCCCAGGCAGCCCGCAATCTCACTAACACCGGAGCCACGGTATATGCCGGGCTTTGCTGCACCCATTTCGGCTATTGCCAGGACAGCTTTAAAAATGCCCTGGCCAGACATTCCGGCAGAACAGTAAAAATCTTAAATCCAAACCACGCCATGACCGATGCCGCCTGCCAGGGAATCATTTCCGGAGGCTCTCCCCAGATGTCTATTAATATTGTATCCAGGGTCACGTGGGAGCCGGCCGGGATTGAAGCTTATGAGCGCCTGTTGTGCCCAATTTCACCGGAAGTGGTCAAGGCCTTGAAAAACTATCGGCTGGATAGGAATCTGTTCAGCACGGTCATTGAATGAGGAGCAAACATGAGTCGTATTTTACTGGTTACAGGTCCCGGTGGTGATGCCCAGGGCTGGGGCGACATGGCCGTCACCCGGCAGATTGAAGCGGCCATCAAAGGGTCCGGCAAATCAGCTGAAATCGCTTTCGTATCAAATATGGCCGGATTGCTCCGGGAACTGGATTCCAGAAAATTCGATCTTGTCTGGAGTGCGCTCTACCATGTGGCGGAAAACCAAGACTTCATAGGCATGGTGAAAGGGGGTGATAAGTGGGTTGCCGATATCTTGGACAAGCACCGGATTCCCTATATCGGCCCGGATGCAGCCACCATGAAGGCGTTGGTTCATAAAACCGCCACCCACAACATCATGGACAGGGCGGGTGTTCCCGTGCCCCGCCATTTCGAGGTAGAACAGGGCCAGACCCTTCCCGGCCTTACGTTCCCGGCCTTTGTCAAACCCAGCTGCGAGAGCCGGTCTTTAGGCATCAATGATAACAGTGTGGTCAGTACCATGGAAGAGCTGGAAGCCCAGGTGGGTTTTATCCATGAAAATTTCCACCAGCCCGCCCTTATTGAAGAGTACCTGCCGGGCCGGGAATATACGGTGCTGATGCTGGGTAACGGTGCACACCGGGAATTTTTACCCGGGATGGTTAAGATAGACCCCAAACTTATGGGAAGACATCCCATCCTGAA is drawn from uncultured Desulfobacter sp. and contains these coding sequences:
- a CDS encoding CapA family protein, translated to MPDTEHFNFRSGSWSEDTGAGDTATLVIAGDWAPIRAFAPLIESDPQAIYGDVLPVLQNADLTLVNLEAPLSDIGREACKSGTVFKGNPSHIKGLTAVPFSAVTLGNNHTFDFGVEAFRQTTGLLDRHSIAHTGAGMTREEAEAPLVLETRGIRIAIVNISEGEDLWAAGPGPGVAGWDIEGACARITKLKKESPRAAHAVIAVVHCGLEYIPFAPEYATNAFRKLADAGSDAVIGHHPHVPQGLFFHGKTPVCCSLGNFVFYQPANLFWRKIGYLVRLHISKKGLAGLDIEPYRIHNRGVQMLAGPDREYFFKRFKEISEPLSTPQGSRLAWQGFLDYYGVGGLKNEVHMILNKLDDTPGKGAAMFRNRLTTAQHFHHWKDLLTRIMQEEMGQSPAWARDLAREWLNRPVAHG